One window from the genome of Spirosoma rhododendri encodes:
- the rpsJ gene encoding 30S ribosomal protein S10: MSQKIRIKLKSFDHMLVDKSAEKIVKAVKSTGAIVSGPIPLPTDKEIYTVLRSPHVNKKAREQFQLCTYKRLVDIYSSSAKTVDALMKLELPSGVDVEIKV; this comes from the coding sequence ATGAGCCAAAAAATCCGGATTAAACTGAAGTCGTTCGACCACATGCTGGTCGACAAGTCGGCCGAGAAGATCGTGAAAGCGGTTAAGTCGACGGGTGCTATCGTTAGCGGCCCCATCCCCCTGCCAACCGACAAGGAGATTTACACCGTACTACGGTCGCCCCACGTCAACAAGAAGGCGCGTGAGCAGTTCCAGCTTTGCACCTACAAGCGGTTGGTCGACATCTACAGCAGCAGCGCGAAAACCGTTGACGCTCTGATGAAACTCGAATTGCCTAGCGGTGTCGACGTCGAAATCAAAGTTTAA
- a CDS encoding LexA family transcriptional regulator, translating into MSKPVDIQDRLKHIFDALGITIYQIAKELGENPSKFYNILNGRAKPSYDTMMSLLACYPQISADYLIRGIMPVLNPADSNARITSADDDTVEVPFVPVRFYASFVESYADGINSTDIEPFRVRKTITKGHRNSVVIEISGNSMSPQLAHGAKVLAVPVSESDWEYQSGGVFAVMYRDYFVVKRIRDNELITRKYLTLHSDNPNGGNVTVALQDIRGLWKIVNIVEAPVE; encoded by the coding sequence ATGAGCAAACCGGTGGACATTCAGGATCGTCTGAAGCATATATTCGATGCTTTGGGTATTACTATCTATCAGATTGCGAAAGAGTTAGGAGAGAATCCGTCTAAGTTTTATAATATTCTGAATGGTCGGGCAAAGCCATCATATGATACAATGATGAGTTTGCTGGCCTGTTACCCACAAATCAGCGCCGATTACCTGATCCGTGGTATCATGCCCGTTTTGAACCCGGCTGATTCAAATGCCCGGATAACCAGTGCCGACGACGATACGGTAGAGGTTCCGTTTGTGCCAGTACGGTTCTATGCCAGTTTCGTAGAGAGTTACGCCGACGGTATCAACAGCACCGATATTGAGCCGTTTCGCGTTCGGAAGACGATCACGAAAGGCCACCGGAACTCCGTTGTGATTGAGATTTCGGGTAATAGCATGAGTCCGCAGCTGGCGCACGGTGCGAAAGTACTGGCGGTGCCCGTTAGCGAAAGCGATTGGGAATACCAGTCGGGCGGGGTCTTCGCGGTTATGTACCGTGATTACTTCGTGGTGAAGCGTATCCGTGACAACGAACTCATTACCCGAAAGTACCTGACGCTACATTCCGACAATCCAAACGGCGGTAACGTGACGGTTGCCCTCCAAGACATTCGCGGGCTATGGAAAATCGTTAATATTGTCGAAGCGCCAGTCGAATAG
- a CDS encoding DNA polymerase Y family protein: MNRNRLHTNTTPTVLFVDMNSFFASCEQQVNFWLRGRPVGVCVYTGRQGCVISPSIEAKQRGVKTGMRLDDAMVICPDLVPVETHPARYREFHVKLIAVLRTFCDDVLPKSIDEAVLDLTNYQLTYPDPKQVAYAIKRAIREKVGDYLRCSIGIALNAFLAKLASDIQKPDGLTLITPDTLDGILRTLRLTDLPGIGQRMADRLQKHNINTPIDLRYAAPEHLKAVCQSVIGWRWHIRLNFGGEVDLDTQEQYKSMSAMRTISTDQRNTPDKLNELLMSLCLTLERRMVKHGFFCQDLSFSCRYHSGQAYQCEIRLQPPKQDGPELFDLIQQRISAFQERHPRQLVLNTQIRSMSVVVFHFVPAEQVPLNLFEDTSRKDKLRQTLHELKAKFGTEKLIRANELSDDPVYRDVIGFGNINDL; the protein is encoded by the coding sequence ATGAACCGGAACCGCTTACACACCAATACGACCCCGACTGTGCTGTTTGTGGATATGAACAGCTTTTTCGCGTCCTGCGAGCAACAGGTTAATTTCTGGCTGCGTGGGCGGCCGGTGGGCGTATGCGTGTACACAGGTCGGCAGGGATGCGTAATCTCACCTTCCATCGAAGCCAAACAGCGCGGGGTGAAAACCGGTATGCGGCTGGATGACGCGATGGTGATCTGCCCCGATCTTGTGCCAGTTGAGACGCATCCGGCGCGATACCGAGAGTTTCACGTCAAGCTGATTGCCGTGTTGCGCACGTTTTGTGATGATGTCCTTCCCAAAAGCATCGACGAGGCCGTACTGGATCTGACCAACTACCAGCTAACCTACCCCGATCCGAAGCAGGTAGCGTACGCGATCAAGCGGGCTATCCGGGAGAAGGTAGGTGACTATTTGCGCTGTTCTATCGGTATTGCCCTCAACGCTTTTCTGGCCAAACTGGCATCTGACATCCAAAAGCCAGATGGGCTGACGCTAATTACGCCCGACACGCTCGATGGAATTTTGCGTACGCTTCGGCTGACCGATTTGCCGGGTATCGGGCAGCGCATGGCCGACCGCTTGCAGAAACACAATATCAATACCCCGATCGATCTCCGCTATGCAGCCCCGGAGCATCTGAAAGCCGTCTGTCAGAGCGTAATTGGCTGGCGATGGCACATTCGGCTGAACTTCGGCGGGGAGGTCGATCTCGACACGCAGGAGCAGTATAAAAGCATGTCAGCTATGCGGACGATCTCAACCGATCAGCGCAACACACCCGACAAGCTGAATGAACTGCTGATGTCTCTTTGCCTGACCCTTGAACGACGGATGGTAAAGCACGGCTTCTTCTGCCAGGACCTGTCATTTTCGTGTCGGTATCACTCCGGGCAGGCCTATCAGTGCGAGATCAGGCTACAGCCGCCCAAACAGGACGGCCCCGAACTGTTTGACCTGATTCAGCAGCGAATCAGTGCGTTTCAGGAGCGGCACCCGCGTCAGTTAGTGCTCAATACGCAGATCCGCTCGATGAGCGTCGTTGTGTTTCACTTTGTGCCCGCCGAACAAGTGCCGCTTAACCTGTTTGAGGATACCAGCCGTAAAGACAAACTGCGGCAAACGTTGCATGAGCTGAAAGCAAAGTTCGGTACCGAAAAGCTAATCAGGGCCAACGAGCTTAGCGACGACCCGGTGTACCGCGACGTGATCGGCTTTGGCAACATCAACGACTTATAA
- a CDS encoding transglutaminase domain-containing protein: MQLNAGCELHFNAKETTPLILMLRPRSGDGQWIIKEEYHITPVVNVTEFTDMYGNLCQRVIAPEGPFSINFSATVQTADDIDVVLDAPYTPVENLPDEVLHYTLPSRYCQSDMQGQLAADITKDSMPGYGQVEAIRSWIHSNIKYQYGTSNASTSAVDTANSRVGVCRDYTHLGISLCRALNIPARMVVGYLYKLDPMDMHAWFEAYVDGRWYTFDATQDKPRGNRITVAYGRDAADVAFTTQFGDMELNTMSVWVNAVDEAEAEKKAPEPATVPDASGSTSQTTTAA, encoded by the coding sequence ATGCAACTAAATGCTGGCTGTGAACTACATTTCAATGCCAAAGAAACAACTCCGCTGATCCTGATGCTTCGTCCCCGTTCGGGCGATGGGCAATGGATTATAAAGGAAGAATACCACATAACCCCCGTCGTTAACGTAACTGAGTTTACGGATATGTACGGCAATCTCTGTCAGCGAGTGATTGCACCCGAAGGGCCATTCTCCATCAATTTCTCTGCTACGGTACAAACGGCGGACGACATCGATGTTGTGCTGGACGCGCCCTACACACCCGTTGAGAACCTGCCCGACGAAGTGCTGCACTACACGTTGCCGAGCCGCTACTGCCAATCGGATATGCAGGGTCAGCTGGCTGCGGATATTACGAAGGATAGCATGCCGGGCTACGGGCAGGTCGAAGCCATTCGTAGCTGGATTCACTCGAATATCAAGTATCAGTACGGTACCAGCAATGCCAGCACATCGGCGGTCGATACGGCTAACAGTCGGGTAGGCGTTTGCCGCGATTACACCCATCTGGGTATTTCGTTGTGCCGCGCGTTGAATATTCCGGCCCGAATGGTCGTTGGGTACCTATACAAGCTTGACCCGATGGACATGCATGCCTGGTTTGAAGCGTATGTCGATGGTCGTTGGTATACGTTCGATGCAACGCAGGATAAGCCGCGCGGCAACCGCATTACGGTGGCCTACGGACGCGACGCTGCCGATGTTGCCTTTACGACTCAGTTCGGCGATATGGAATTAAACACGATGAGCGTGTGGGTAAATGCTGTCGATGAAGCAGAGGCTGAAAAAAAAGCACCTGAGCCAGCAACGGTTCCTGACGCATCGGGGTCTACTAGTCAAACAACTACTGCCGCTTAA
- a CDS encoding leucine-rich repeat domain-containing protein produces the protein MGVSSTGKQSLSLFRHLLNAPSFCIIAVFVSNLVSAQTATLSVSNALSCEQQQATLTASSSCAGNPTYQFSGPNGFSISNATGVVSVSVNGNYTVRVDNGAGCSASASAVLNSSLSPDYLPLVDLYKATDGPNWTNKTGWLTNCDPCSGWFGISCTNGRVTSVDLGTFLSGNKLRGIVPATIGNLSELQTLNLAYNQGLTNVMPATVSQLTKLQNLNLAYTYLKGAILNNITGLTALRTFDVSYALFSGTIPDAVGNLRQLTNFNCSSNFGFTGTIPASLGNLTNLENLKLDANYLTGIIPASLGNLTNLLSLYLSNNQLTGTIPVELGNLAKLQTLYLSANQLTGQIPDQFGNLTQIRILGVFNNQLSGSIPASLSALTQANSLYFEQNQLTGSIPSFFGTFTRLNTLTLNNNRFTDGIPASLGSVSTLQYLQLQNNKLTGCIPAALSALCGRNVNISNNIGLPTWSEFCNGGYNGLVSVANGNWQDPATWSCGRVPAITDIATLRHTVTVSAGSVTQTRKIWYDGAAKLIYEGGGATRIGQ, from the coding sequence ATGGGTGTATCATCTACTGGCAAACAAAGTTTATCGCTTTTTCGACATCTTCTGAATGCTCCTTCATTCTGCATAATAGCTGTTTTTGTCAGCAATCTGGTATCGGCACAGACGGCGACCTTATCTGTCAGCAATGCGCTGTCGTGCGAGCAGCAGCAGGCAACGCTGACGGCTAGTAGTTCGTGCGCAGGAAACCCAACATACCAGTTTTCTGGACCGAATGGGTTCAGTATCTCGAACGCGACCGGTGTTGTAAGTGTGTCGGTAAATGGTAACTACACCGTGAGGGTCGACAATGGGGCTGGCTGTTCAGCTAGTGCTAGCGCTGTTTTGAACAGTAGTTTATCGCCCGATTATCTACCGCTTGTAGATTTATACAAAGCTACTGATGGGCCAAACTGGACTAACAAGACGGGATGGCTAACCAACTGTGATCCGTGTAGCGGTTGGTTCGGCATCAGTTGTACCAACGGTCGCGTTACTAGTGTCGACCTCGGGACTTTTCTTTCCGGCAATAAACTCAGAGGAATCGTACCGGCAACTATTGGTAACCTATCCGAACTACAAACGTTGAATCTGGCCTATAATCAGGGTTTAACCAACGTAATGCCAGCTACCGTCAGTCAGTTAACCAAGCTGCAAAATCTGAATCTTGCATACACATATCTGAAGGGGGCTATACTCAATAACATTACTGGTTTGACAGCCCTTCGTACGTTCGATGTAAGCTACGCGCTTTTCTCGGGTACAATACCAGACGCAGTAGGCAATCTGAGACAGCTGACGAACTTTAATTGCAGTTCAAACTTTGGCTTCACCGGTACGATACCAGCTAGCTTAGGCAATCTGACTAATCTGGAAAACCTGAAGCTGGACGCTAATTATCTCACCGGTATCATACCTGCCAGTTTGGGTAACCTCACGAATTTGCTATCGTTGTACCTGTCGAATAATCAATTGACGGGAACGATTCCGGTGGAACTGGGTAATCTAGCGAAGTTACAGACCTTGTATTTGTCTGCCAATCAGTTGACTGGACAGATCCCTGATCAGTTTGGTAACCTGACTCAGATCAGAATTTTGGGGGTTTTCAACAATCAGCTCAGTGGGTCGATACCTGCTAGTCTAAGCGCATTGACACAGGCTAATTCTTTGTACTTCGAGCAAAACCAGCTGACAGGAAGCATTCCTAGTTTCTTTGGTACATTCACTCGTCTAAATACGCTCACGCTAAATAATAATCGGTTTACCGACGGTATACCAGCCTCACTCGGTAGCGTATCAACCCTGCAATACCTACAACTTCAAAACAATAAACTAACCGGTTGTATTCCTGCGGCATTGTCGGCGTTGTGTGGCCGTAATGTTAATATCAGTAACAATATTGGCTTGCCAACTTGGAGTGAATTCTGCAACGGCGGTTACAACGGATTGGTGTCGGTGGCTAACGGAAACTGGCAGGACCCGGCGACATGGTCGTGCGGACGGGTACCGGCGATAACCGATATTGCTACGCTCCGGCATACCGTAACGGTTTCGGCCGGTAGTGTTACTCAGACGCGAAAAATCTGGTACGATGGTGCGGCCAAACTCATTTACGAGGGTGGAGGAGCGACCCGAATTGGTCAATAA
- the fusA gene encoding elongation factor G, translating into MARDLKFTRNIGIAAHIDAGKTTTTERILYYAGVSHKIGEVHDGAATMDWMEQEQERGITITSAATTVDWTYRDQKYHINIIDTPGHVDFTVEVNRSLRVLDGLVFLFSAVDGVEPQSETNWRLANNYNVARLGFVNKMDRSGADFLNVCKQVKEMLGSYAVPLQLPIGEEDNFKGVVDLVNFRGLIWNESDKGMTFEVVPIPDDMLDEATEWREKLLEAVAEFDDTLMEKYFEDPESISEDEILAALRQATISMKIVPMLCGSSFKNKGVQTMLDYVMALLPSPMDKESIKGTNPDTGAEISRQPSASDPFSALAFKIATDPYVGRLCFIRSYSGVLESGSYVLNNRSGNKERISRIFQMHANKQNQIERLEAGDIGAVVGFKDIKTGDTLSDEKNPIILESMIFPEPVIGYAIEPKKTADQDNFSKAIGKLIEEDPTLKVESNEETGQTIIRGMGELHLEIIIDRMRREFKVEVNQGAPQVAYKEKLTKNVEHREVYKKQTGGRGKFADIVFELGPRDQDDQGVTQPGLDFVNGIVGGVIPREFIPAVQKGFDESLKNGPLAGFPLESMKVRLFHGSYHDVDSDSLSFEMAARLGFREAARQAGPKLLEPIMAVEVLTPEEYTGPITGDLNRRRGVMKGMDSKAGSQVIKADVPLSELFGYVTDLRTMSSGRATANLTFSHYEVVPQNISDAVVAKEKGTAKA; encoded by the coding sequence ATGGCTCGCGATTTAAAGTTCACGAGAAACATCGGTATCGCTGCCCACATCGACGCGGGTAAGACGACAACGACCGAACGCATTCTGTACTACGCTGGCGTAAGCCACAAAATTGGCGAAGTACACGATGGTGCTGCTACCATGGACTGGATGGAGCAAGAGCAGGAGCGCGGGATTACGATCACCTCGGCTGCTACTACCGTCGACTGGACCTACCGGGATCAGAAATATCACATCAACATCATCGACACGCCGGGCCACGTTGACTTCACCGTTGAAGTAAACCGCTCGCTGCGCGTTCTTGATGGTCTGGTGTTCCTGTTCAGCGCCGTTGACGGTGTTGAGCCTCAGTCGGAAACCAACTGGCGTCTGGCCAACAACTACAACGTTGCTCGTCTGGGCTTCGTAAATAAAATGGACCGCTCCGGTGCCGATTTCCTGAACGTGTGTAAGCAGGTGAAGGAAATGCTCGGTTCGTACGCTGTGCCCCTTCAGTTGCCAATCGGCGAAGAAGATAACTTCAAAGGCGTTGTTGACCTGGTAAACTTTCGGGGTCTGATCTGGAATGAGTCGGATAAAGGCATGACCTTCGAGGTTGTCCCCATCCCCGACGACATGCTGGATGAAGCAACCGAATGGCGCGAGAAACTCCTTGAAGCTGTTGCCGAATTCGACGACACGCTGATGGAGAAGTATTTCGAAGATCCTGAGTCGATCTCGGAAGACGAAATTCTGGCGGCTCTGCGGCAGGCAACGATCAGCATGAAGATCGTTCCGATGCTTTGCGGTTCGTCGTTCAAAAACAAAGGTGTTCAAACCATGCTCGATTACGTGATGGCCCTTCTGCCATCGCCAATGGACAAGGAGAGCATCAAAGGTACCAACCCTGATACGGGTGCTGAAATCTCGCGGCAACCAAGCGCAAGCGATCCGTTCTCGGCGCTGGCGTTCAAAATTGCCACTGACCCCTACGTTGGTCGTCTGTGCTTCATCCGTTCGTACTCGGGCGTACTGGAGTCAGGTTCGTACGTTCTGAACAACCGGTCGGGTAACAAGGAGCGTATCTCGCGGATTTTCCAGATGCACGCCAACAAGCAAAACCAGATCGAGCGTCTGGAAGCTGGTGACATCGGTGCCGTAGTAGGTTTTAAAGACATCAAGACCGGCGATACGCTGTCTGATGAAAAGAACCCGATCATCCTTGAGTCGATGATTTTCCCAGAGCCCGTTATCGGTTACGCTATCGAGCCGAAGAAAACGGCCGATCAGGACAACTTCTCGAAGGCTATCGGTAAACTGATCGAAGAAGACCCAACGCTGAAAGTTGAGTCGAACGAAGAAACCGGTCAGACCATCATCCGGGGTATGGGTGAACTGCACCTTGAAATCATCATCGACCGTATGCGTCGTGAGTTCAAGGTTGAAGTAAACCAGGGTGCGCCACAGGTAGCTTACAAAGAGAAGCTGACCAAAAACGTTGAGCACCGCGAAGTGTACAAGAAGCAGACGGGTGGTCGCGGTAAATTCGCCGACATCGTGTTTGAACTTGGACCCCGCGATCAGGACGACCAGGGTGTTACGCAGCCCGGTCTGGACTTTGTAAACGGCATCGTTGGTGGTGTAATCCCCCGCGAATTTATCCCCGCCGTTCAGAAGGGCTTCGACGAATCACTGAAAAACGGTCCGCTGGCTGGCTTCCCGCTGGAAAGCATGAAAGTGCGCCTGTTCCACGGTTCGTACCACGACGTTGACTCCGACTCGCTGTCGTTCGAAATGGCTGCTCGTCTGGGCTTCCGCGAAGCTGCCCGTCAGGCTGGTCCGAAGCTGCTGGAGCCGATCATGGCTGTTGAAGTACTGACGCCGGAAGAATACACCGGTCCGATCACGGGTGACCTGAACCGTCGCCGGGGTGTGATGAAGGGTATGGATTCGAAGGCTGGTTCGCAGGTTATCAAGGCTGACGTTCCTCTGTCGGAGCTGTTCGGCTACGTAACCGACCTGCGTACGATGTCGTCGGGTCGTGCTACGGCTAACCTGACCTTCTCGCACTACGAAGTTGTTCCACAGAACATTTCGGACGCGGTAGTTGCCAAAGAAAAAGGTACTGCAAAGGCGTAA
- the prfA gene encoding peptide chain release factor 1 yields the protein MFDQLEAIRERFDEVAQQIVQPEVVSDQKRFMKLSKEYKDLEKIVNQYQAYKQLLTEIDNAKQIIATEKDEDFRELAKAELDELLPRREPMEEVLKEMLIPKDPNDSKNVILEIRGGTGGDEAAIFAGDLFRMYQRFCEKMGWRMSLVDYTEGTSGGYKEIITEVEGEDVYGKLKFESGVHRVQRVPATETQGRIHTSAASVAVLPEAEEVDVELNMNDIRKDTFCSSGAGGQSVNTTYSAVRLTHIPTGLVVQCQDERSQLKNFDKALTVLRSRLYEIELQKHNDAIASQRKTMVGSGDRSDKIRTYNYPQSRVTDHRIGLTVYNLPAVMDGGISEFIEQLRITENAERLKEGATA from the coding sequence ATGTTCGACCAGTTAGAAGCTATTCGTGAACGCTTCGACGAAGTTGCCCAGCAAATCGTTCAGCCGGAGGTTGTCTCCGACCAGAAACGCTTCATGAAGCTGAGCAAGGAATATAAGGATCTCGAAAAAATTGTCAACCAGTACCAGGCCTACAAGCAGCTACTGACTGAGATCGATAACGCGAAGCAGATTATTGCAACGGAAAAGGACGAAGATTTCCGTGAGTTGGCCAAAGCCGAACTCGACGAATTGCTGCCCCGCCGGGAGCCAATGGAAGAGGTCCTCAAAGAGATGCTCATTCCGAAAGACCCCAACGACAGTAAAAACGTAATTCTTGAAATTCGGGGCGGCACCGGTGGCGATGAAGCCGCCATCTTCGCGGGCGACCTGTTCCGGATGTATCAGCGGTTCTGCGAGAAGATGGGCTGGCGTATGTCGCTGGTCGATTATACCGAAGGAACATCGGGCGGTTACAAAGAGATTATCACCGAAGTTGAAGGCGAAGATGTGTACGGCAAGCTCAAATTCGAGTCAGGCGTACACCGCGTGCAGCGCGTACCGGCCACCGAAACGCAGGGCCGTATTCATACCTCAGCCGCCAGTGTAGCCGTACTGCCAGAAGCCGAAGAAGTCGACGTCGAACTGAACATGAACGACATCCGCAAAGACACCTTCTGTTCGTCGGGTGCGGGTGGTCAGTCGGTCAACACGACCTACTCCGCCGTTCGTTTGACGCACATCCCAACGGGTCTGGTTGTACAGTGTCAGGATGAACGGTCGCAGCTCAAAAACTTTGACAAAGCACTGACCGTACTGCGGTCGCGGCTGTACGAGATCGAGTTGCAGAAGCACAACGACGCCATTGCCTCACAGCGCAAAACAATGGTCGGCAGTGGCGACCGTTCCGATAAAATCAGGACGTACAACTACCCACAAAGCCGCGTCACTGACCATCGCATCGGCCTGACGGTCTATAACCTACCCGCCGTTATGGACGGTGGCATCAGCGAATTTATCGAACAGCTTCGCATCACTGAAAACGCCGAACGATTGAAAGAAGGGGCTACCGCCTAA
- a CDS encoding ABC transporter ATP-binding protein, which translates to MQNPYIALLRTAWTYARHEKRQYVLVYFLFMLANIASSLNPLLFGWFVGKLQQDRSDVLRTLYLYGGGYMGLMLLEWAFHGPARVMERRLAFNLSRNFLDELFHQTLHLPVGWHKDHHSGATINRIRKAYDALKTFFQDGFVYLHAFLKLIFSFAAILYFSPYFGLIGVGLGALTIWIIRRFDRPYMQALDETNEGEHVVSSTLFDSLSNIMTVITLRLEERIQQSLMGKVANVLPPFMRQVRLNEWKWFFAHLLITVIYIVLAAGYVYEHYTPGQVFLVGGLVTLLGYVNQFTSVFQDVAFQYTEIVRYNVDVQTARSISDAYAQHEQPNHGTLPDNWQSIAISGLSFSHSANSQRANLDELSLTLRRGQRIAFIGASGSGKSTLLTLLRGLYQAKPGVQVRLDDDSVTDLNAIANTVTLFPQEPEIFENTITYNITLGLPFDSRTIDAVVRAARFDTVIGQLPNGLDTNIQEKGVNLSGGQRQRLALARGILAARSSQIVLLDEPTSSVDPKTELAVYRELFREFADKAVVSTLHRLHLLPLFDYVYIMDEGRIVDEGTFSHLRQHSAIFRDLWAHQQDALRLADQEA; encoded by the coding sequence ATGCAAAATCCGTATATCGCACTGCTTCGCACAGCCTGGACGTATGCCCGGCACGAAAAGCGGCAGTATGTGCTGGTTTATTTCCTGTTTATGCTGGCCAACATCGCCAGTTCACTGAACCCACTGCTGTTTGGCTGGTTTGTCGGTAAGCTTCAGCAGGACCGGTCGGACGTGCTGCGAACCCTGTATCTCTATGGGGGCGGTTACATGGGCCTGATGCTGCTGGAATGGGCGTTTCACGGGCCCGCTCGTGTGATGGAACGTCGACTGGCGTTTAATCTGAGCCGCAACTTCCTGGATGAACTGTTTCATCAAACCCTTCACCTCCCGGTCGGCTGGCATAAGGATCACCATAGCGGGGCAACGATCAACCGAATCCGAAAAGCCTACGATGCGCTCAAAACCTTCTTTCAGGATGGGTTCGTTTACCTCCACGCCTTTCTCAAACTGATCTTTTCGTTTGCCGCTATCCTGTATTTCTCGCCTTACTTCGGCCTGATCGGGGTGGGGCTGGGCGCACTGACAATCTGGATCATTCGCCGGTTCGACAGGCCGTATATGCAGGCGCTGGACGAGACCAATGAAGGCGAACACGTTGTCTCGTCCACGCTGTTTGATAGTTTATCAAATATTATGACCGTAATCACGCTACGGCTGGAAGAACGTATCCAGCAGAGCCTGATGGGCAAAGTGGCGAACGTATTGCCCCCGTTCATGCGGCAGGTACGGCTCAACGAGTGGAAATGGTTTTTCGCCCATCTGCTTATCACGGTGATTTACATTGTGCTGGCGGCCGGTTACGTGTATGAGCATTACACACCCGGTCAGGTATTTCTGGTTGGGGGGCTCGTTACGCTGCTGGGTTACGTCAATCAGTTCACGAGCGTGTTTCAGGATGTTGCGTTTCAATACACGGAGATCGTACGCTACAACGTCGATGTACAGACAGCGCGTAGTATCAGCGACGCCTACGCGCAACACGAACAACCCAATCACGGAACCCTGCCTGATAATTGGCAGTCTATCGCCATCAGCGGGCTTAGCTTTTCACACTCCGCCAATAGCCAACGCGCAAATCTGGACGAGCTGTCGCTGACCCTCCGCCGGGGTCAGCGCATTGCGTTCATCGGGGCCAGCGGGTCGGGAAAAAGTACACTGCTCACCCTGTTGCGCGGTTTGTATCAGGCCAAACCCGGTGTGCAGGTGCGGCTCGATGATGACTCAGTTACCGATCTCAACGCTATAGCCAACACGGTTACGCTGTTTCCGCAGGAACCCGAAATTTTCGAGAATACGATCACGTACAATATCACGCTTGGCCTCCCCTTCGACAGCCGTACAATCGACGCGGTCGTTCGTGCCGCCCGCTTTGATACCGTTATCGGGCAGCTACCAAACGGGCTGGATACGAACATTCAGGAAAAGGGCGTGAACCTGTCGGGCGGGCAGCGGCAGCGATTGGCGTTGGCGCGCGGTATTTTGGCCGCCCGCAGTAGTCAGATCGTCTTACTGGATGAGCCAACGAGCAGCGTCGACCCCAAAACCGAGCTGGCTGTCTATCGCGAACTATTCAGGGAGTTTGCCGACAAAGCCGTTGTTTCGACCTTGCACCGGCTGCACTTACTGCCGCTCTTCGACTACGTGTACATCATGGACGAGGGCCGAATCGTGGACGAAGGCACGTTCTCACATCTCCGCCAGCACAGCGCTATCTTCCGCGATTTGTGGGCCCATCAGCAGGACGCTCTGCGTCTGGCAGATCAGGAAGCTTGA
- a CDS encoding Fpg/Nei family DNA glycosylase, giving the protein MPELPEVEIRRQYLESSALYQPIQHIEVEDRKLLTTDYTQLQQALAGRQFIGTYRVGKNLFVYTDDPAVIVRMHFGMTGDLEYYHASLDRPRFARIVFEFTSGFNLGFLCPRKFERVGLVSNIDAFLKAKKIGSDALAISLDELTQRVRAKKSPIKPVLLDQQVVAGVGNWIVDEVLFQAFIHPEQRAHTLTDEQMGQLHHSIRYVLETAIRNEATYRNFPPNFLIHVREWDDSPYDDVEAHKFCPRCQTRIERITVGGRTTFFCPKEQTLPL; this is encoded by the coding sequence ATGCCCGAATTACCCGAAGTCGAGATTAGGCGCCAGTATTTAGAGTCGTCTGCGCTCTATCAACCGATTCAGCACATCGAAGTTGAAGACAGGAAATTACTGACGACCGACTACACTCAGTTGCAGCAGGCGCTGGCTGGCCGGCAGTTTATAGGTACGTATCGGGTGGGTAAGAACCTGTTTGTTTATACCGACGATCCAGCTGTGATTGTGCGGATGCACTTTGGTATGACCGGGGACCTGGAGTATTACCATGCCTCGCTTGACCGCCCTCGCTTCGCCCGGATTGTTTTTGAGTTTACTTCCGGATTCAACCTCGGTTTCCTGTGCCCCCGCAAGTTCGAACGCGTTGGGCTGGTGAGCAATATCGACGCGTTTCTGAAAGCAAAGAAAATCGGGTCCGACGCACTGGCTATCTCGTTGGATGAACTGACACAACGCGTTCGCGCGAAAAAGTCGCCGATCAAGCCCGTGTTGCTCGATCAGCAGGTTGTGGCGGGCGTGGGCAACTGGATTGTCGATGAGGTCTTGTTTCAGGCGTTCATCCATCCCGAGCAGCGGGCACATACGCTCACCGACGAACAGATGGGACAGCTACACCATTCGATTCGTTATGTGCTCGAAACGGCCATTCGGAACGAGGCCACGTATCGAAACTTTCCGCCCAACTTCCTGATTCACGTTCGCGAGTGGGATGATTCGCCGTATGACGACGTAGAAGCGCACAAGTTTTGCCCGCGCTGCCAGACGCGTATCGAGCGGATAACCGTAGGCGGACGGACGACGTTTTTCTGCCCGAAAGAGCAGACACTACCGTTATAA